In Anaerolineales bacterium, one genomic interval encodes:
- a CDS encoding cupredoxin domain-containing protein translates to MKSRIVIGAAVALSLALAACGPKKASISASMTEFKYEPESWTVPAGAEVTLTLTNNGSVEHEWLLLDAGVTIVPPFDEEAVTDSILVDQDVAAGASATVVFTAPTTPGNYEVVCGVAGHIEGGMTGTLIVQ, encoded by the coding sequence ATGAAGTCTCGGATCGTGATTGGTGCCGCCGTTGCCCTGAGCCTAGCCCTGGCAGCTTGCGGCCCGAAGAAGGCCAGCATCTCGGCCAGCATGACGGAATTCAAGTACGAACCAGAATCCTGGACCGTCCCCGCTGGAGCCGAGGTGACGCTCACGCTCACCAACAACGGCTCGGTTGAGCACGAGTGGCTTCTGCTGGATGCCGGTGTCACGATCGTGCCGCCCTTCGATGAAGAGGCGGTGACGGACAGCATCCTGGTGGACCAGGACGTCGCCGCTGGTGCCTCGGCGACCGTGGTCTTCACGGCGCCCACCACGCCAGGCAACTATGAAGTCGTGTGCGGCGTCGCCGGCCACATCGAGGGCGGGATGACGGGCACGCTCATCGTGCAGTAG